From Camelina sativa cultivar DH55 chromosome 5, Cs, whole genome shotgun sequence:
agatgaagggaAAGATACAATGGACATAGATCTTTAGAGATAAGCTTGTTTGTTATAGAGAATCATTAAATCGTTATTGATATCGTGTCGGGATCTATACAAGTtcaggatgatgatgatacattaTCTTTGAGAATTTTTGCCATTTTGTTCAACAAAAGCAAATGAGTCAACTTTGTTTACATGAGTTACTTCAAACCatcttaacaaaaaattacGTTGCTGTATTAGTTGTACAAGAAACTAAAGTAATGATTCTGTAATTGTCAGAGGCAAAGCAGGAGAAAGATTTGCGGTTAGAAACTCTCTAGCTTAAGCTGTAGTTGAAGGCACTGGAGATCATTGCTGTGAATATATGACTGGTGGTTGTGTCGTTGTACTTGGGAAGTAAGTAACACCTCACTTTCTCAGCCTTGAGCCAGAAACCAGAACCAAGAACTTAATAATGTCTTAAACGCCATATGTCATAATGTAGAAATGTAGAAATGTAGCCGCCGGGATGGCAGGTGGATTGGCATATATCCTTGACGAGGACAATACACTCCTCCCTAAGGTTTAACATTACAAATTCTGCTAAAAAAATCTCGAAAATGTTTTCTCTAAAGTTTGTGAAACATTGAATTAAACGCACCgctattttcttcattttcgacaaaaaaaaaccctcttttttttcatcttttttcctATCTATAAAACCCATTATTTGATTTAAGTGGGCATTtatgggtttttaaaaaaaaaaaaattgtgtgaaTAGCCCAATATAGAAGAGAGACCGAACGGCccataacaaataaataatactcCTCCACTCTTTTAGAGCTGCCTTCGTCTCTCTCTCAATTTGAACGAAGAAGCCTAGTTTCCATTTTCCAGTTCCAACAAACTACAGAAGAGGATGTGCAGCCAATGAGGTAACAAAGATCCGatttcaaaccctaaaaaaaaaaaatttggatcttATATGAGCTTTTTCGTTTGTTTATTAAGgcctttagtttattttaattttggtagTATGGATGCATCCGTCGGGAACGTGTCAAAGACGGACCAAGCCTTTGAAAgcatttttgagattttggatACCATGACTGCAAATCTCGACCAAAAGAGTTATCAAGAACTGCTGGACTTAAAGAGCGCGTTTGAGACTTTACTGAGTAAAGTGACGGAAGCGCGGGAGAAATTTGACCAACCCTAAAATATGTTGTCTGCTTTTTTAACCAACACTAACTCTGTTGTTAGTGTTCATTGGggtagaaattaaattaaatgctGTGGTGGATTCTgacctagagagagagagagttgtgtggatttttaaaaagttatgttCGTTGTTTCAATTTGAACTCTTTCTGCTCTTCTCTTTAAGTATAAAAAGGTAAGTTTTTTGAGtaaactgatgatgatgatatacaTTGTCATGTCTTTGAGAATCTTGCCGCAAATGAGTCAACTTTGTTTACACGAGttacttcaaagttcaaaccatcTTACGTTGTTATATTAGATTGTACAAgaaactaaaactaaatgttTCTGTATTTGTGGCTTGTCTGAAGAACAGAGCAACTAAAGATTTTTTCAGGTTGCAGATTTTACTTGTACCAACCAGCAAGAAAGTGTCTAAGTATGAAACAGAAGGCACACGCTAAAGCCTGCagtagaaacaaacaaaatggcAATTATTATTTGGGAATTTACATACGAACAGTggtgatatatacatataactgAGACTTGAGACCTACCTGGAAGACGAGAAGATGGATGCAAAGTGACTTTTCTGATTTAGGACCAAACAACCTCAAGTAAACATTGACGAGTGTCCCATCTTTTGTGCCGGTCAGTAATCCGGTCGCTGTATCATACCTAGATATTTTCAAAAGACGAGGTGAGTGATGCTGTCTGTTCTTTAATCAGTCTACAAAAAGAATTGAACATAAAGATGGTTACCTCGGGAGACGATGGCGCGGACATTTCACAATGCCAGCAAGCTGCAGagttattattagtatatattatgTTAGATGGTTGAAACATGAGTTGACGAGATTTAAGTATGCCACAGAGGAGTAAAAGTAGATATAAACCTGAGGGAGCGACAATAGAAAGTTCAGAACTTgtggaagaaagaagatgaggagGGTTTCACTGCAACAGAAGAGAAAGATGGCATGGGAATCAGTTGCATGGTCATGCACTAGCTGGTAGTTTCCATGTAATAGTGAAGTGCAGGTGCCTCAGAGAAGATAAGAGGGTTTGGAAGTATACCTAAAGTGACCAAGAATGCCAACAACTGCCATAGTCATCCCAGCGAATACTGTGTAAGTGTCTCCAACAAAAACTGAAGAAGGATACCTAACAGCAGAAAATTGCAGAGAATAGTCAGAAAAAGCATCACTTCCACTAATCTATAAGCACGTTTAGCTTTGAGTGATTTTACCAATTGTAAGCAAGCATTGCCAAGGACGTGGCCATCAGCGGTTGAGTAAGAAATATCGAGAAGGCATGAGCTTGGTGATACTCGGGATCAGTAGATGATCCGATTTGCATAACATTGTGTATCAggatctacaaaaaaaagtggTATGTATCATATCTTAACCCAAAAAAGGAACAAGGGAGAGAAGAATTCAGAGACATTATATATTGACTATAGGACTTACAGCAGCAGCAATAACAACAGTCTGACCGATTTCAAGGCCATTCAGACCAGCGTGTATGTTAATAGAGTTTGTACAAAACACGGCAAGTAACCCcatatataacttatatatacgTCCTGCCacattaaaacatatattgagCTAATCATAATCATTTTACCTCTCTCCAAAAATATAACTATGGAAGTCAAACTTGTATTAAATTAGTGTAACTTGATCATTACCTAGATCAAGCACTTCCAAGCCAATAAAAGCAACTAGAGGTTTGGGTATAACAATAGTCGTATGTCCAGCATAAGCCATCAGCAATGGAAGGGTAGCAAAAGTTGGCAGGACAAGTTTCCTATTGTTTGTAATtgacaagagagagagaacaaagtGAACCAAAGACGACAAGCATGTGAATTTCATCAAAACAGTAAATTGATAGAGGAATTTGAACTAACACTCTCCAAGGCACATCAAGGACATCATCTACAAATCCAAGCAAAATCATGAAGCATATAGACGCTAGTGCTGCATTATACTCCACAAGCCACTACACAAAGTCATCAAAACATTGATGATGAGAATCACACTACAGCCACAAAGATCAACAAAACAAGACCCATCAAGCTTGCACACACTTACATTTGAATCTTCAGTAAAATTGAAATACTGAAATATGATCGCCACGATCAAGAAGACAACTCCCACAACAATACCCAATGATTCAGGCCTGTGATGACATAGTAATTTGTTAAGCTGATCAAAAAGAAGTAATGAGAGGATTCAACTAGAGAGATAACAAAAAAGACTCACACTTTATTATCACCTTGAGGAGTGCCTCTTTTgttaatatcaaaaccaaacatgTTACGCCTAAGAACGTATCTGGCAGCAACAGGAATCATCTTGAGTGTGACGAAGAACCCAACCAAGCTAAGCCCCGCGTTTATCAGAATCGAGCGTTTGAGCTCGTTTTCAACCTTATAGTGAAAACAGAGAAGGTAGAGATAGAGAGAACAGAGAAGAGTAGAGATCACAAAGATCACTCCCAGTTTCGGCGGCGCGAGACGGAACTCCTCACCGGAAGCAGCAACGGTCTTTCGAGTCATCTTCTGCTCCGGTGGCGCTGATTTGGGTTCCGCTGGATCCGGTTTGTTGGACACTGACATCGTGGAAGCTCTCTTACGAGCTGCCATGGCGGATTCGTTGCCCTCGTTTCGTCTTCCCCCGTTCGCCTGAGAAAAGGTTGGATTCTTCAGAGCAATTCCAGTTATGCGTCACAACGACCAATAATGATTCGCCACGTGTGTGCAATACGACACCGTGTCATGTtaaataaaaccttaaaaagtttaggattaggattagcgCATTAACAAAACCTATGTTGTGTTGTGTCATAATATTAACTTAGGTGACATAAACATATGCCATTGAGAATTTTGTGTAGAATTAATTTATGTAGCAAACACATCAGCGTGATATATAATACAGAAGAAGATAATTATTGACAAATTCagaattcatatataaaagattatttaataaataatatagttaTTATCATAAAAATTTCAACAATCTTTTATGTAATTACATGAAAATTGAcagataaaattatttatttttgatcgATTATAAGATGAAAAGATCTATCTGTTCGATCAGCTATTAGCACCGGAACTTGGAGTTGaaactcttgaagaagaagaagtaggacTAGGAGACGCTGAAACTTGACTACTACTTTCTTGGCTTCCGTCATCGGCACTCGGAGATGTATCACTCTCTGAAGAGCTGCTGCTAGACTTATCACTATCGTTGGACATTCCCTTATGACACCAGTTTCCCATTATTAAGGTTCCTTACGAACgaacataacaaaaataatgttagaATTGCTAAATTatgtattagttttttttttttttttgtaatgtatttCCAAATTAATCAAATAGTACTTCTTCGTCTTAAGGATTAATTAGTTTTAAGAATGCAACAACCACTTGTAGTCAAAAATCTAAGTTTTTGCTAATGTACCTCGAATCTACGTaagagttttatatatattaccttcGCAAATCTAGAGTAAAAACACAAGTATATGAGTTAtgttcgattagatttttatgattacacaattcttcttcttttttttttttttgtcaactacaCAATTCTTCTTTTATAGTGAGAGGAAAATatctttttgtcaaaaaaaaaagtgaggaaAATATCTCAATATTCAATACAATATCATTTAATTAGTAGCTAATTAACAACATTTTTCATGATCTAgttgaccttttttttaattgaaactTGGATGCATAGGATTATGAATTTATgttttgccccaaaaaaaaaaaagagattatgaTTTATGTCATAAAGTTGTATGATTACTAATTAATCATAGtctaaaaaagtttatatattctACTAGATTTTGACATTTGTTTGTACTTAAGACATAATTTGTAAAGAGGAGatactattgatttttttttttgatctttaTCAGAAACAATGGAAAAACAACTCATgtatacaaaataaaactaaacttaGTTAAGACCATAAAAATATaatccatgtatatttattttttaggaTTAGTGATTAAACATATCAAAATGTAAGAATATAAGGTTAAATACAgtcaaacctctataaattaataatgttgggaccatagaaatctattaatttatcggtaaattaataattattaatttatagaaaaacttTCTTAATTTGGtcaaaaagaatttaaaatatatttaattgttataaataatatatttataaaatcaattacaaagaaaataacaattataattttttgaagatAACGTTCAAAGatgtttatatagtaaaaaaacttaaatgaactctaataaaaatacatgtgtatatatatacatctatttagataattttatataattattaatttatactattgatgatatttataaaagattttcaaaaagttattattttattatattatcgaattgtgtccaaaattacactagttcCAACTTGGGActggagaaatttattaatttatagagattattaatttatcgagtattaatttatagaagttttaatgtatataaaatcaacataaaataaattattgatgATGATTAGGATTCAGACATATTGTAACATCCCAATCTACAACGTCACTTGttacacattaaaatatttaataaagtattaagctttataattttgttttgacttttgagtttcATATACATATGTCcagaaaaagaattttaaagGTGCGATGGACTGAGGGAGAAGTATTTTGTGTTGTGTCATTAGGATTTTAAACCTATCTTTAGGATTAGCGCATTAACAAACCTATGTTGTGTTGTGTCATAATATTAACTTAGGTGACATAAACATATGCCATTGAGAAATgagaattttgtttagaattatttttgtatcaacACATCCTAATGACACAACACAAAATACTTCTCCCTTAGTCAATTTCAGAATTATTGACAATTTCAGAATTCatatttaaaagattattaataaataatatagttaTTATCATAAAATTTCAACAAACTTTTATGTAATTACatgaaaattgacaaagaaaaatatttattttaaagatgttTTGATCGATTATAAGATGAGAAGATCTATCTGCTCGATCGACTGTTAGCACTGGAACTTTGAGATGaaactcttgaagaagaagaagaagaagaagtaggacTAGGAGACGCTGAAACTTGACTACTACTTTCTTGGCTTCCGTCATCGACACTCGGAGATGaaactcttgaagaagaagaaataggaGACGCTGaaactcttgaagaagaagaagtaggcgacgctgaagaagaagaagtaggagACGCTGAAACTTGATCACTACTTTCTTGGCTTCCGTCATCGACACTCGGAGATGAAATTCTTGAAGAAGATGTATCACTCTCTGAAGAGCTGCTGCTAGACTTATCACTATCTTTGGATATTCCACGACGACACATGTTTCCCATTATTTAAGGTCCCTTACGAATGAACATAACAAAATAATGTTAGAATTGCTAAattatgtgttagtttttttgttaatgtaccaAAAAATCTAAGTTTTTGCTAATGTACCTCGAATCTACGTAAGAGTTTTATATATTACCTTCGCAAATCTAGAGTAAAAACACAAGTATATGAGTTAtgttcgattagatttttataattacACAATTCTTCTTTTATAGTGAGAGGAAAATATCTCAATATACAATACAATATCATTTAATTAGTAGCTAACTACAGTTTTCATGATCAAGTACCCTTTCTTTAATTGAAACTTGGATGCATAGGATTATGAATTTatgttttgcccaaaaaaaaacagtttatgATTTATGTCATAAAGTTGTATGATTACTATAATTTATCATAGTctaaaatagtttatatattctACTAGATTTTGATACTTGTTTGTATATAAGACATAATTTGTAAAGAGGAGatactattgattttttttttttgggatctttATCAGAAATAATGGAAAAACAACTCATgtatacaaaataaaactaaacttaGTTAAGACCATAAAAATATaatccatgtatatttattttttaggaTTAGAGATTAAACATATCAAAATGTAAGAgtataagtttaaatatataaaatctacataaaataaattattgatgATGATCAGGATTCAGACATATTGTAACATCCCAATCTACAACTTCACTTGTTACACATTAAAGTATTTAATAAAGTATtactttctttataattttgttttgacttttgtgtTTCATATacatgtgtcaaaaaaaaaagaattttaaaggTGCAATGGACTAAGGGAGAAGTATTTTCACTGTTATTGCattgcaaataagaaagatatggacaatttcaaaaataacagACCTGAAGCTACAATTATTAATCTGTAAACAAGGGGTTAAAGAGTTGGAACAGCCGAACAGGCCAACAATGACACTTGGAAAATGATTACGATTATGAGCTAAATGTGAGGATATATTTTGTATCGATAGGTTTTATAATGCATGATTTTCGATCTTAATCTTACATGTTTGTAGCCATTTACAGCTTCTGAttaggcattttttttttacaaagaaaagaacTAAATTACTTACAGAACGACCAAATATATTTAACGGAAATTGGCACCATAAAATGAATTTccgtaatatatataaataataaaacactTGGAAAAAGTCTATCAATACTATATAGCATGCATGCTATGTTCATCATGAAGGTGTGTGTAAATAGTACTAAACAAGAGGAACTACAAGAGAGGCTGATGTGAAAGGGGGGAAATAGTGACGGCTTATATCTCAATCAAGTTGTGAACACGTTTGCTTATTTCATCGATTGCTAAAGTTTGAGGTGAGATCAAAAGACGCTTTTAGTAAAGCAAACGAATCAAAACTATTTTTGAAAGGAcgtattttgttgtttctttaaactgttccttttttcttcaaaaaattaagttttttttttttggtttgataaaattaaaaaatttaaggtTTAAACAGATTTTGAAAGGGCGTTAGCACTAGCTAGTTAGCACGAAACTCGTAGATTGCGCATGTGTTTTTTccgaataaaattatatcaaaactattataaatCCAAACCCATTAATTCATCATAGTGGCAACCAAGTGTATATACCAgtataaatcaattaaaaaaaaaacaattcccgTAAATAATAGGAAAGTGAAGTAGGCACTATGTGTCCCCACACGGTTCCATTGAGACAAAAAGGCATATGTATGTGTGTGAGAGTGGATATAAGTATAAGTTGGGTCTTGAACATCATTGCATGCTAATtaaccaaaacagaaaaagaaagagtaaagaaaaatGGGAGTCAAGTATTGTTATGTAATGATAATAGTGTTAGTGTTGGTGTTGGGAAAAGAAGTTAGAAGCCAATCGTTAAAAAATGGTTATTATTCAACTTCATGTCCGAAAGCTGAGTCGATAGTAAGATCCACTGTTCAATCTCACTTTGATTCTGATCCCACAATTTCCCCTGGCTTGCTTAGGCTTCATTTCCATGACTGTTTTGTTCAGGTTTCaattcctttctttcttttttaatcttgaCCTCCTTGTATCAATTATATGCAAGTTAGATTGTTGACTTTGAACATGACATATATAATACTAGGGTTGTGATGGTTCGGTGTTAATCAAAGGGAAATCTGCGGAGCAAGCCGCTCTAGCAAATCTCGGTCTAAGAGGGCTGGAAGTAATCGATGATGCAAAAGCCAAGCTCGAGTCGTTGTGTCCAGGAGTTGTGTCATGTGCAGATATACTTGCACTTGCTGCTCGTGACTCTGTCGACTTGGTACGCAAGTTTACTAAACCTAATTAGGTTACTTAATTTTCTTTGGTAGTTTTTCCAATTACTAATATCACCTAGTTCCGTATATTAATTTATGGGAAACAAGAGTGATGGACCAAGCTGGCGAGTACCAACGGGTCGTAAAGACGGGAGAATCTCGTTGGCATCGGAAGCATCGAATCTACCTTCTCCATTCGACTCTGTTGCTATTCAAAAGCAAAAGTTTCTAGATAAAGGATTGGATACTCATGATCTCGTTACTCTTCTCGGTATATCTATTCTtctatatctctcttttttgatatttaaagcttaaaaccaattattttttaatttcttgttaaGTTGGTTTattcttttcaaatttataCTCTATGCATACGTTCAGAAGAAACATAAGTAGAGTTTCTTCAAAAATTGGAAGTATATAAGGTATGTCTGCACTAGACATCACATACCAACATGAAAATAAAGTTAAACTACGCAAGTGACTAAAAGTTAAGCTTACAAAAATTTGCCTTCTGGTCTTTTTTGATAAGGGAATATTTGAGACACCCTTGCGTTAGGCCATcttaaatagtaattaattacACTTAGAATTGTGCATATTGAACATGGCATGATTTGTTTCTCTGATCCATTATATTCACCTTTTCCCTTCCAAGTAGTTGGCTCATAAATATGTCTAATCTATACGCGAACAGGTGCACATACAATAGGACAAACCGACTGTCTCTTCTTCCGTTACCGTCTATACAACTTCACTGTGACCGGAAACTCCGACCCAACCATAAGCCCATCGTTTCTTACACAGCTCAAGACTCTTTGTCCTCCCAATGGAGACGGTTCAAAACGTGTAGCTCTTGACATCGGCAGNNNNNNNNNNNNNNNNNNNNNNNNNNNNNNNNNNNNNNNNNNNNNNNNNNNNNNNNNNNNNNNNNNNNNNNNNNNNNNNNNNNNNNNNNNNNNNNNNNNNNNNNNNNNNNNNNNNNNNNNNNNNNNNNNNNNNNNNNNNNNNNNNNNNNNNNNNNNNNNNNNNNNNNNNNNNNNNNNNNNNNNNNNNNNNNNNNNNNNNNNNNNNNNNNNNNNNNNNNNNNNNNNNNNNNNNNNNNNNNNNNNNNNNNNNNNNNNNNNNNNNNNNNNNNNNNNNNNNNNNNNNNNNNNNNNNNNNNNNNNNNNNNNNNNNNNNNNNNNNNNNNNNNNNNNNNNNNNNNNNNNNNNNNNNNNNNNNNNNNNNNNNNNNNNNNNNNNNNNNNNNNNNNNNNNNNNNNNNNNNNNNNNNNNNNNNNNNNNNNNNNNNNNNNNNNNNNNNNNNNNNNNNNNNNNNNNNNNNNNNNNNNNNNNNNNNNNNNNNNNNNNNNNNNNNNNNNNNNNNNNNNNNNNNNNNNNNNNNNNNNNNNNNNNNNNNNNNNNNNNNNNNNNNNNNNNNNNNNNNNNNNNNNNNNNNNNNNNNNNNNNNNNNNNNNNNNNNNNNNNNNNNNNNNNNNNNNNNNNNNNNNNNNNNNNNNNNNNNNNNNNNNNNNNNNNNNNNNNNNNNNNNNNNNNNNNNNNNNNNNNNNNNNNNNNNNNNNNNNNNNNNNNNNNNNNNNNNNNNNNNNNNNNNNNNNNNNNNNNNNNNNNNNNNNNNNNNNNNNNNNNNNNNNNNNNNNNNNNNNNNNNNNNNNNNNNNNNNNNNNNNNNNNNNNNNNNNNNNNNNNNNNNNNNNNNNNNNNNNNNNNNNNNNNNNNNNNNNNNNNNNNNNNNNNNNNNNNNNNNNNNNNNNNNNNNNNNNNNNNNNNNNNNNNNNNNNNNNNNNNNNNNNNNNNNNNNNNNNNNNNNNNNNNNNNNNNNNNNNNNNNNNNNNNNNNNNNNNNNNNNNNNNNNNNNNNNNNNNNNNNNNNNNNNNNNNNNNNNNNNNNNNNNNNNNNNNNNNNNNNNNNNNNNNNNNNNNNNNNNNNNNNNNNNNNNNNNNNNNNNNNNNNNNNNNNNNNNNNNNNNNNNNNNNNNNNNNNNNNNNNNNNNNNNNNNNNNNNNNNNNNNNNNNNNNNNNNNNNNATCGGCAGTCCCTCAAAATTCGATGAAAGTTTCTACAAGAACTTACGCGACGGCAACGCTATTCTAGAGTCAGACCAACGGCTTTGGTCGGACGCGGAGACAAACGCCGTGGTGAAGAAGTACGCAAGTCGTCTCAGAGGtttgttagggtttaggtttgATTATGAGTTTGGTAAAGCTATGATTAAAATGAGTTCCATTGATGTAAAGACAGACGTGGATGGTGAGGTCAGGAAAGTTTGTTCCAAGGTGAACTACTAgtttgaatattaaaaacatcgtataataaataaagattcTCTATGTTTCagaattttaattattgaatGTTTCGTAATTgtcttttgatctttttttttttttagtgtgcTGTTTGTCTTGAAAAAGTGTAAAGTATTGCATTTGTTTgaatggtaaaatatatatgtactataCTTTataactaggatatatcccgtgcttaaagcacgggtcaacatttaaaagaaaaacatataatataataataaaaattattattttatttttttaaaaaaagttattttgtttgagataatatttattttaaattgttatgtaaatttattagtctatttgaataataattattttaaaatattatagtattttatttttgacgtattattacagttttatattgtttgtttgttgtatttgcatcattattttatgaaatataaaatagtaattttaatattataattgtgagcaaataaaaattattaatttatcatttatataaatttagttttaccaacctgccaatgtggaaattaaaacacacattttcatacaataagtaaatatatattcgttttaaaaaattcaaatcacaacatatgcagaaaaaaatatgcattttaaattataagtattatatgaaaatcccaaacaatttgtaaataaaataaaataaaggtgataggagaatcataatttgaaaacttaacaaaatcttcgaatttagttattaaaaataattgtattgtatacttggatgtaaaatcttagtttttaaaattctgattagtttatatatttttgaaaaaaataattagtaatttcgtccattatttattagagaaagaaaatattattttagattattttagattttttaatatttgatatgtgaatgttttttattttttaattaataatatttatttaaattagttaattaagcttaattatttttttctaatggtaattgaatgtaattttttacacattttaagattagtttcatatttgtacttctcaattaatatagtaggatctgacaaacaaaaaatatatatatatagatatgtacaTTACTCTTTTTAACACTTTttcttcaaattaattaatgaaatgaTGATAATACAGGTCTTCTTTAATTTTGGTCAACAAGACAATCaaaattttcccttttttccaAGAtacattgaattttttttaataataataatctagtcAATAAAATTCATTGGTTATAGATAATTTTACTAGATCATGTTCCATTTTTTACCAGTATAATCCtgttttgttatatttctttctaTCAGTTACTACTGTTTTCCTTTTATAATGATTTTGAGCAAAAGTGCAAAACAATGCATAAAAGACAAGTAAATTCTAGTTGGCAAAAAAGGAAGATAACCAATGAAATCGTGACaagcaaacaaaagaatatCAAATTCGTTCTCCCATTTATTAATACGATCGTGATCCTCGTGTCGGTCTTAGATAACAACAATACTCTAGTTTTTGTTCCAAACCACTAACTAAAAAGATCTGACCATTTTGTTCCATCCGACATTTTTTCAActcacacacacatacaaaaNaaaaaaaaaaaaaaaaaaaaagatggtcaGAGTAGcgatttctttgtttcttgttgttgttgttttaagcTCTTTTGCATCGCCTTCCTCTGCGAGATCATTCATCACCGCAAAACCTCGTCCGATTGATTCGTTTCTCCCTAAACCAAAGCTAGAGGTAATAAATACCATTCTTTCGATAATTTAATCATTGATCAAGATTTGT
This genomic window contains:
- the LOC104785235 gene encoding peroxidase 25; protein product: MGVKYCYVMIIVLVLVLGKEVRSQSLKNGYYSTSCPKAESIVRSTVQSHFDSDPTISPGLLRLHFHDCFVQGCDGSVLIKGKSAEQAALANLGLRGLEVIDDAKAKLESLCPGVVSCADILALAARDSVDLSDGPSWRVPTGRKDGRISLASEASNLPSPFDSVAIQKQKFLDKGLDTHDLVTLLGAHTIGQTDCLFFRYRLYNFTVTGNSDPTISPSFLTQLKTLCPPNGDGSKRVALDIGSPSKFDESFYKNLRDGNAILESDQRLWSDAETNAVVKKYASRLRGLLGFRFDYEFGKAMIKMSSIDVKTDVDGEVRKVCSKVNY
- the LOC104785232 gene encoding UDP-N-acetylglucosamine--dolichyl-phosphate N-acetylglucosaminephosphotransferase — translated: MAARKRASTMSVSNKPDPAEPKSAPPEQKMTRKTVAASGEEFRLAPPKLGVIFVISTLLCSLYLYLLCFHYKVENELKRSILINAGLSLVGFFVTLKMIPVAARYVLRRNMFGFDINKRGTPQGDNKVPESLGIVVGVVFLIVAIIFQYFNFTEDSNWLVEYNAALASICFMILLGFVDDVLDVPWRVKLVLPTFATLPLLMAYAGHTTIVIPKPLVAFIGLEVLDLGRIYKLYMGLLAVFCTNSINIHAGLNGLEIGQTVVIAAAILIHNVMQIGSSTDPEYHQAHAFSIFLTQPLMATSLAMLAYNWYPSSVFVGDTYTVFAGMTMAVVGILGHFSETLLIFFLPQVLNFLLSLPQLAGIVKCPRHRLPRYDTATGLLTGTKDGTLVNVYLRLFGPKSEKSLCIHLLVFQALACAFCFILRHFLAGWYK